A section of the Citrus sinensis cultivar Valencia sweet orange chromosome 8, DVS_A1.0, whole genome shotgun sequence genome encodes:
- the LOC127899255 gene encoding uncharacterized protein LOC127899255: protein MSSRHRMKVGLCPVYILYMKVRYPNWKLVGFQRAITDCNLVDLGIDGYQFTWERARGTEKWVEEGLDRAFAYEEWIQRFNKVKVYSLDSSCSDHLPILLDPSPLQPISRHNQFRFENTWLCEADCSDVIRDSWRSYTGDFIQQRIMVCGSALMEWGGHFARDFRKRIRECKKCMAALRGRRDNEGVVAFTEARQRYNELLHSHEVFWK, encoded by the coding sequence gTAAGGTACCCAAATTGGAAGCTGGTGGGTTTTCAGAGAGCTATTACCGATTGCAATTTGGTTGATCTTGGAATCGATGGGTATCAGTTTACATGGGAGAGAGCTAGGGGCACTGAGAAATGGGTTGAAGAAGGGCTTGATCGAGCTTTTGCATATGAGGAATGGATTCAGCGTTTCAACAAGGTGAAAGTTTATAGCTTAGACTCATCTTGCTCTGATCATCTTCCTATCTTGTTGGATCCGAGCCCGCTTCAGCCTATTTCGAGACATAACCAATTTCGTTTTGAGAATACTTGGTTGTGTGAGGCTGACTGTAGTGATGTTATTCGGGATAGCTGGAGGTCCTATACTGgtgattttattcaacaaAGAATTATGGTGTGTGGGTCTGCTCTTATGGAGTGGGGAGGGCATTTTGCTCGAGATTTTCGAAAGCGAATTCGTGAATGCAAGAAGTGTATGGCTGCTTTACGGGGTAGGCGAGATAATGAGGGTGTGGTTGCTTTTACAGAAGCGAGACAGCGTTATAATGAGCTTTTGCATAGTCATGAGGTATTTTGGAAATAG